The sequence TCTCTATTACACAATGACTTGTCATCTGCCTGCAGACCAGTGGTCAGTGTGATGCTACCTGCTGCACCTGGCTTGGTCAAGCACAGCtggacaggggacagtgtgaaggTCCGGTGTGAGAGGGTTGGCTCTACAGAACCGTTATTGGGTTGTTTCTCAGTGGAGGAGTCTTTATGACATTCTAACCCTAAACCTTCATCCACTGACTCTTCCCTTACTATCAGTGGAGGTTCCAGCAATGAAACGTCTTTTGGAGATGTTGAAGGTAGAGGTGAAAGAGAAATCTCAGGAAGTTCTTCTTCCACGTTGGCCACAGAAGGACCTTGATCGACATTTAAGTCCTCAATGTTTCCTGCCAAGTCTGAGGCAGTAATTTCTACGTCCAGCTTTGTACACCGTGAGCTCTCGGGGGCTTCTTGCTGTTCTCTTTCATCTTCCTGAtcgccctcctcctcttcctctcgaTTAAAGGAGTCATAGTCTGAGAAATATGCAGAATCTCTATAGGGATTCTTGGCATCTAAACCTTGTAAGTCGCTGCTTACTGATCGGGACATTGGCATATCTCCAGGTTCCAGGATATGTTCCTGGGACTGACTGAGCTGGTAATAAACTTCAGTCTCTCTATTGTCTTGAGGTTCTTTTAATACAAACTCTGGAGACTCATAGTTTTCAGTGTCGTAGCCACTGTCAAGTGCTTTGTGCTGGGCACATGGGACATAGGCTACAAGGCTAAATGCCTCACAAGAGCTGGCTGTAGATGGCATATCCAAAGAATCTAAAGAGTCTGGAGTTCCAACTTGTTTCTGCAGGGACCTAAAGGATGGAGCCATGTCCCCTCCCTCACTAGTGATGTCCGTATACACCCCAGAAGTTAGCTCCAAGGTATCCTCATCTTCACTGTCACTCGGGTAAAAGTCTTTAGGGATGGTCTTATCTGGACTCTCCATTTCTTTATCCGGGGAAAGTAGAACCTCTTGAGATACAGCGATAGGCAAGGTGTCATCTTCTGTGATCTGAAGTATGCATGAAGACTCTGAAACTTCACAATGTCTTAACAAACCTACCCCAAGAGGATCCATTTCTTGACCTGAATCTACATCTGGACTATCTGGAGATTCTAGAGGATGGGCGATATGATCGAGGTGCGGTATAGTGGTTTTACCTTCAGTGTCTTCTGTCGGACTAAGGGAGAATGGATCAGGTGAGAGCTGATTTTCTGAAGATTCCTGGGTGACATGTTCCTCAGCTTTGTAAAAATCTTCCTGCAAACCTTCAGCAATGGACATGCCTCCATCTCCTTCAACAGTCTCCATGGCCTGCCATGTTTCAGGTCCATATGGCGGTGATGCCTGATCAGCCTGGGTGCCTTCAGATCGATGATTACACCAGACACCAGGGCTGTGCTGCTGGGGTTCACTGCAGATATTATTGTTGGATGAAATGTTTGATGCCCAATGTGGGGAAAATGTAGGAAGCTGAGAAGGTCTCTCGGGTGAAAAGACCTCTTCATCTTCAATCATAACAGAATCAAAAGTTTCTCTACACATCTGCCCAGTCTCCTCAGTTTCGGATGTATTTGGCAGGGGTAATTCTCCTGCATCAGGTTGTACTTGGCAAAACTGGTCAAAAGATGGTGAAGCTCCAAGAGGGTCAATAAAATCTTTTATACTCTCATCCTCCTCAAGTAGAGGTTCTTGTGCCTCATCTTCAGATGGGGAGCAGGAATTTAGGGTTTTGTCCTGACTAAGCCAACAGGTCTCTTCTTCAGTACAGTTGTCAACATGTACCAGTAGAGGCTCCATGGAAAGGCTTATAGAAGGACTGTCAGCACATGGTTCCTCCTCTATCCCAGGTGTCTCTTTATCGTTTAGATCTTCATGCTGTAGGCTATATTCCTGTTGGACATTGCTGCCTAGAGGTTCTTCTATAcggatgtagtaatctcctgctaCCGATGGACTTCGTGCACTCACGACTGGCACCAACTCAAGTGGCCGAGACTCCGGATTGCAGTCCTTGTTCTCATATCCAGAAGGTGAAACACCCAGACTAATTCTGTCTCCGCCGCTCGTTGTGTAGTACATATCTTGATATGGTTGGCAACCCGGGCTCAGTGGGTATTGCTCATGCCGTCCACGCTCCCACTTATACTCAAAGTTGAGTCCCTGGCTTGTCTGAGTGACGGTTAATACATCATCCCCATCGGAGTGAAATCCATCAGAGGAGAAGTGCTCCAGTAGTGGATAGGAAGAGAGTTCTGCATCATGGTGGCCCCCGCTATCAGCGCCACCATTTGGTTTCATGGCGTTCCAGCGCTTTTCAAACTCTTCCTCCAGCTCGCCAGCTCCTTTAACACTCAAGTAGGAGAGAAGTAGGTGCACCTCCTCGGCTGAGGGTCTTTGTTCTGGCTGCAGCCAGCAAAACTGCATCACCTCATACCTGAAAGAGAACGTAGACATTAGTACCAGGTGAAAGCACCAACATATTCCTGCAGGTCACCACCAGAACAACGAAATGGCCCTTACATTAAACCAGACTTGTCTACCCAACCAATGATGTTCGCCCTGCACTTCGAGAAGACTTGGTGGATTCTTCCTGGAGACTTCAGAATAGTGACTTCACATGAACCAAAGATTAGTCTCGGCCACCTGATGTGTGGTGTGCGTTACGTGATCGGAGCTCCTGGAGATGTTGTGTTGAGGGACTGAGCTTTGCGTGTCTGGCCTTTGCTAGGTTTCTATGGTTTATAATCTGTGATGTGTAGGTTTCTCAGGTGACTTATCCATTTGATGCATGTGTTTTTCTGGTTGGAGAAAATCCCCGGTGGCTTCTAGTTTCCAAGATGATACAGTTGGCGCATCTATTCCCTCCCTGATGCGTGCTGTGGAAATTGTATTCCCTTCAATATAATTTCCATACTTCCATGTCTCTGCCGAATATCAGGCCTTCATTGCTGCTGTGCAGAGAGACATCATTACCtacacagttaaaggggttctccggctTATTGTCAATGTATGCTTTAAGTAGAGATTGTTTAAATGAACCCCCACCCAGCGGCCATCTTTAATCCCTTCAAAATTTTCCTGCACTGCCTCCACAGGGGAAATTATGTATTACACAGACGTCCTACGATGTGAATAAGCCCTGGGTAATAAAGACAGGTCCTCCAAGAAGAGAGACGCTCTTTGAGATGAGAACCCTGAACAGAAGATCCTCTTTAATGTAAAGTCTCTCTTTCTACAGGTTATCATACACAGGGTGCTTACACCTGaatgtacaatgtgtatatatatatatatatcacttacCAGCGGTCCGAGAGGAGTTGCTTAAGTTGCGGTTTGGGTAGTTTGAGCTGCTGTTCCTTGATAACATAGCAGAGGACCTGGCGGTCGGAGTATGTGTCATAAGGCTGACGTCCCAATTCAAACAGCTCCCACAGAGTGACGCCCAGGGACCTTGGAGGGAAAGAAGACGTCTTATAAACCATGGACGACACAAACAACCATCTACTACTTCATGGAGAGTAGACTTCAGTGCTCAGGATCATATAATTAAAggctttctttctttttccacAGAGCACTGTGCTCCCTTTGTCTTGACTTGCTCAGTTACTTGGTGAACTTTGGCTCACTCGTGTCTGCAATTTATAATTACCAGCATATAATGGGTGTCACCCCACCCTCGGCCTAGACATCAACTTGTGTCTCCCAACATCTCGTAATCCCCCTGCACTATGGATAATATACACCTTACACTCTCGCTGACCCAATTGGACTGGGTGCAACCTGCCACAAGTGCCGGAGAGACCGGCGCCAATGTCTCTAGGACTTGTTGGGTGTCATGGCGGTTTTCCTGGCACTAGAGATAACTAGATCTACGGGGAGAATATATGACCAAGGTTTAAGagatagaggggagagatgtAGCATCTTCTCTGCTTggacaggaaaaaaaaactataaggaATATCAAATATCCCCTTCACAATTTTCACCCCCAAAATCATTCAaaagaaatgcaataaaaatgtttattgttATAGCCCTATAGTAAGCAATCACAGCACAGGTTTCATCTCTTTCACTGCTTTAGTCAAATGAAAGCTGCGCAGTGATTGGTTGTCACAGACTCTGAGGTAATAAATTAACCGGACATTGGGTATATAATAAAAAGGGATTGCATATTATTCTATGTCTCTTAAGTATAGAGTATATGGGACTTGTTTCACTGAGGAACAATACTGCGACCCCCTTGAGAAAACAAAAGCTACAAGGTGATGGGATGCAATGGTCTGCATAAACCACATAAGACAATGGAGGAAACTATAATGTCCACAGGTACAGAGGTTTCACTGGAAATGGCAGATCTTTGTTTCCCATAGTATAAAAGTATGTGATCGTGGGGTAGTAAAAGCTGTGAACAGTAGTGCATTATAATATAgacagtttgggcagtagcccgggggcccaagctttctagggggcccatggccacccatcaaattttatactgagaaggaccttcacccatgaaatcctcatacatctgttcctgttctcgaaacacatgtacacaagagccatttcaggacctattAAGGTCCTCTGCACGTCCTGAAAATGCAGatggaaagcagcagaagggacacgtcctctATTCCCCATGAATCCGATTCTAGTGCCGGATGTAGGAAGTTAATCCTGGACTTGTcggggctataatatccatacagcccagggcacatggtAGTCTTAATCTGCCCGTAGCTGTGAACGTATTGGCAGCTGCTACAGACAGCATACACACCtatatcatacatacatacatatggcaTTGCGTCTATGGGTTCCACTAAATCGACCCCCATTTTTTTGAGTTTCAAACAGGGGGAAGGTGGGTCTATCTAAATTTTGGACCCATTAGGATAAATCGGAGATCCGTGGAAGAATAAAGGAAGCATCGGACCCATAGACAACAAAAGTTAACAATTGTTTTGCATTATTGGGCAAATTATAGGAAGGGGGGTATGTAAGAAAGCTGCGCCCCTGTCTTGTACGATCCTTAGCTTATATGTGGTTACACCGCTACGTAATAAGTAAATTTTCAGGCTAGTAAGTGCGATTCGTGGGGGGGCCCCACCCAAGGAGCGAGCGTCGCGTGTTTATAAATAAACCGTAATGCAGACGGAGAGAGGAGTAGACAAGGAACGGTGCAGGTTGATGAGACATCATTGTGGAGGGCTCCACCCAAGACGGACAAAATAACAAGAGACAAACATCGCTCCCTACCAGATGTTACTGGCCTTGGTCTGATCCACCACCAGCAAGTTCCCATGTACTTCATCGATGAGCTCCGGTGCGATCCAGCGCAGCGGAACCCACAGCTGGTCCGACGTCACAAGGTAGTCATCCTGCAAGACACAAACACGGCCACTTACAGACACTTTTCAGCTTCCTCGCTGccgctgctgcttctgcttcctactactccccccctcctcctcctcctccaggatcAGCAGACGTCTGATTCACCCTGACGGAGAGAGGTTACACTAAAGTCCCCTCCTCCCCGCGCTCCGAGATGGGAGACTGACTACGTCCCCTCCCCTTCCTTAATCTGGGCAGCCTGGTGCTTCCTCTGGCACAGGCCGGGGACAGCTGGCGAAGCGCCATGGTGTATGATTACAGAATACAGAATGTGTGTAACATGGTAacgagggagaggggggggggaggcgtaTTTCCCAGCATTCCCTTGGGGGTGACATAACGCCTTACGACGCTATAAGTGTCACTGAATCTATGGAATCGATTCGTCACGATGGAAGAGTCTTCACAGAGATGGCGGTGGATGCCGAAAAAAAAACTCTCACGTTACCAGACCGACTAATCTAAATGTTCGCTCCTTTTTAATGAAAATTGTGCCACAAATTTGTTGCATTTTTACACACGCTCTAGCAACGCTTTGACAAATGCCAAAAGTTCTTATATgtattatccgtggcctccttccttctaaaatcaacatttttagtatgctaatgagcctgaagagctttgcggtgtgttaccagagcccctccaggctgaagcttcacaggcttttacactgtgcagaagcacttcccccttccctctgtgTGTGATTATGAAAACACGCAAAAAAAgctgaagtgctgagggagcagtgagAGTGGAAGacagtgtatcagcctgtgaaCAGCACAGAGGACATCTTGGGGTATTACCCattaaaacaaatataagaagatgatcaCAGTCACGATATCTGGATTTATGACGACGTATAACTGGTTTATCAcgcctgattttgatggttgattttctttcAGATATTCAGATTTAAGGGGGACCTTCCACCACCTTCACTCGTTACATCCTTTTGCTTCACAAGTTCTGACAATGTtgcaattttttctctagcccccaccgGTCCGGAGAAAttactgctgttatatactttgtatatggtCAGGTAGGCGGTCCTAACAGTCCAGGACCACCCAGCTGACAGTAGAGAGCGGATATTGGATGCCTAAACTAAAAGCACTGATTGCAGGGGAATGGTGGGGGCTAAAGAAAAAATGTCACCGGTTCT comes from Engystomops pustulosus chromosome 6, aEngPut4.maternal, whole genome shotgun sequence and encodes:
- the AATK gene encoding serine/threonine-protein kinase LMTK1 isoform X3, giving the protein MLACLCCKKGDIGFKIDNLELDNVEGEDYTTEFSIQSSPAAQNGPEVYVLPLTEVSVPMSKQPARSAQLLKSTDLGRQSLLYLKEIGNGWFGKVLLGEANSGLSSTQVVVKELKVSASVQEQMLFLEETQPFRVLQHPNLLQCLAQWAEITPYLLVMEFCPLGDLKGYLQSCAATESTSPDPLTLQRMGCEICCGLLHLHKNNYTHSDLALRNCLLSADMTVKIGDYGLSHSKYRDDYLVTSDQLWVPLRWIAPELIDEVHGNLLVVDQTKASNIWSLGVTLWELFELGRQPYDTYSDRQVLCYVIKEQQLKLPKPQLKQLLSDRWYEVMQFCWLQPEQRPSAEEVHLLLSYLSVKGAGELEEEFEKRWNAMKPNGGADSGGHHDAELSSYPLLEHFSSDGFHSDGDDVLTVTQTSQGLNFEYKWERGRHEQYPLSPGCQPYQDMYYTTSGGDRISLGVSPSGYENKDCNPESRPLELVPVVSARSPSVAGDYYIRIEEPLGSNVQQEYSLQHEDLNDKETPGIEEEPCADSPSISLSMEPLLVHVDNCTEEETCWLSQDKTLNSCSPSEDEAQEPLLEEDESIKDFIDPLGASPSFDQFCQVQPDAGELPLPNTSETEETGQMCRETFDSVMIEDEEVFSPERPSQLPTFSPHWASNISSNNNICSEPQQHSPGVWCNHRSEGTQADQASPPYGPETWQAMETVEGDGGMSIAEGLQEDFYKAEEHVTQESSENQLSPDPFSLSPTEDTEGKTTIPHLDHIAHPLESPDSPDVDSGQEMDPLGVGLLRHCEVSESSCILQITEDDTLPIAVSQEVLLSPDKEMESPDKTIPKDFYPSDSEDEDTLELTSGVYTDITSEGGDMAPSFRSLQKQVGTPDSLDSLDMPSTASSCEAFSLVAYVPCAQHKALDSGYDTENYESPEFVLKEPQDNRETEVYYQLSQSQEHILEPGDMPMSRSVSSDLQGLDAKNPYRDSAYFSDYDSFNREEEEEGDQEDEREQQEAPESSRCTKLDVEITASDLAGNIEDLNVDQGPSVANVEEELPEISLSPLPSTSPKDVSLLEPPLIVREESVDEGLGLECHKDSSTEKQPNNGSVEPTLSHRTFTLSPVQLCLTKPGAAGSITLTTGLQADDKSLCNREPLGASHLSKCLSPPLIRKEGRVGDSTDDDDEDEESDDSDESDEELRCYNIQEHSEESEEEHATIPIVITDNDSCGHLRSLLKTPNFISQAEATDLDRKKKAVSFFDDVTVYLFDQESPTLEPPDQEYPELPTVPQDTTSKEPTNHLLGTGEFEWDEALPIKPVKSSFITSLTPVVLTTEVDSAPPAPAPLPAPVPIPVPVQKPQLPVQFSRFSVSPTAVSRFSITQVADNAIGSLQDKSKPGNEV